From the genome of Chroicocephalus ridibundus chromosome 1, bChrRid1.1, whole genome shotgun sequence, one region includes:
- the KCNA1 gene encoding potassium voltage-gated channel subfamily A member 1: MTVMAGENMDETSALPGHPQDSYQPAAHDDHECCERVVINIAGLRFETQLKTLAQFPNTLLGNPKKRMRYFDPLRNEYFFDRNRPSFDAILYYYQSGGRLRRPVNVPLDMFSEEIKFYELGEEAMEKFREDEGFIKDEERPLPEGEYQRQVWLLFEYPESSGPARVIAIVSVMVILISIVIFCLETLPELKEDKEYTVHRTDNTTQVYKSNIFTDPFFVVETLCIIWFSFELVVRFFACPSKTEFFKNIMNFIDIVAIIPYFITLGTEMAEREGTQKGEQATSLAILRVIRLVRVFRIFKLSRHSKGLQILGQTLKASMRELGLLIFFLFIGVILFSSAVYFAEAEEPESHFTSIPDAFWWAVVSMTTVGYGDMYPVTIGGKIVGSLCAIAGVLTIALPVPVIVSNFNYFYHRETEGEEQAQLLHVSSPNLASDSDLSRRSSSTISKSEYMEIEEDMNNSIDNFREANLRTGNCTVANQNCVNKSKLLTDV; encoded by the coding sequence ATGACTGTGATGGCTGGAGAGAACATGGATGAGACTTCTGCGCTACCTGGCCACCCCCAGGATAGCTACCAGCCCGCTGCCCATGATGACCATGAGTGCTGTGAGCGCGTAGTGATAAACATTGCTGGACTACGCTTTGAGACGCAGCTGAAGACCTTAGCCCAGTTCCCCAACACTCTGCTGGGCAACCCCAAGAAGCGCATGCGGTACTTTGACCCCTTGCGCAACGAGTACTTCTTTGACCGGAACCGGCCCAGCTTTGATGCCATCCTCTACTACTATCAGTCTGGGGGGCGGCTTCGCCGGCCGGTCAATGTGCCCTTGGACATGTTCTCTGAGGAGATCAAATTTTATGAGCTGGGTGAGGAGGCCATGGAGAAGTTCCGGGAAGATGAAGGATTCATCAAAGATGAGGAGAGACCCTTGCCGGAGGGGGAGTACCAGCGCCAAGTATGGCTCCTCTTTGAATACCCAGAGAGCTCTGGGCCTGCAAGGGTCATTGCAATAGTCTCTGTCATGGTGATCCTCATCTCCATCGTGATCTTCTGCCTAGAGACACTACCTGAGTTGAAGGAGGACAAGGAGTACACAGTGCATCGCACTGACAACACCACCCAGGTCTACAAATCCAACATCTTCACAGATCCCTTCTTTGTTGTGGAGACCCTGTGCATCATCTGGTTCTCCTTTGAGCTGGTGGTGCGCTTCTTTGCTTGCCCCAGCAAGACTGAATTCTTCAAGAATATCATGAACTTCATTGACATTGTGGCCATCATCCCTTACTTCATCACCCTGGGCACCGAGATGGCCGAGCGGGAGGGGACTCAGAAAGGAGAGCAGGCCACCTCCTTGGCCATCCTGAGAGTCATCAGACTGGTAAGAGTCTTTCGAATCTTCAAACTCTCCCGGCACTCTAAGGGCCTCCAGATTTTGGGACAGACCCTCAAAGCAAGTATGAGAGAGCTAGGTTTGCtaatcttcttcctcttcattggGGTGATCTTGTTCTCTAGTGCGGTATATTTTGCTGAGGCTGAAGAACCTGAGTCTCATTTCACAAGTATCCCCGATGCTTTCTGGTGGGCGGTGGTATCCATGACCACTGTGGGCTATGGTGACATGTACCCTGTGACAATTGGAGGCAAAATCGTAGGCTCCTTGTGTGCCATCGCTGGTGTGCTGACAATTGCCCTGCCTGTACCTGTCATCGTGTCCAACTTCAACTACTTCTACCACCGAGAAACAGAAGGGGAAGAACAGGCTCAGTTACTTCACGTTAGCTCCCCTAATTTAGCATCTGACAGTGATCTCAGTcgccgcagctcctccacaaTCAGCAAATCTGAGTACATGGAAATCGAAGAGGATATGAATAATAGCATAGACAATTTTAGAGAGGCTAATCTCAGAACTGGCAACTGCACCGTGGCCAACCAAAACTGCGTTAATAAAAGCAAGCTGCTGACTGATgtgtaa